One segment of Fimbriiglobus ruber DNA contains the following:
- a CDS encoding type II toxin-antitoxin system VapC family toxin, with protein MIIVDASVVTKGFLPEADTEQALALIDGALFLGAPSLIRLEVYGAITRRQRMSELREEEATVLCGKWAERLKQGVVTLVPENEILDRAIALALKLSHALPDCLYLAASELQSVLLVTADPTFQKRAVKHYPDTHLLAHWNAN; from the coding sequence ATGATCATCGTGGACGCCAGTGTGGTCACCAAAGGGTTCCTCCCCGAAGCAGATACCGAACAGGCTCTCGCCCTCATAGACGGTGCGCTCTTCCTCGGCGCTCCCTCCCTCATCCGGCTCGAAGTATACGGCGCAATCACCCGCAGACAACGAATGTCCGAGCTGCGTGAAGAGGAAGCCACCGTTCTCTGCGGCAAGTGGGCCGAGCGGTTGAAACAAGGCGTCGTCACCCTGGTGCCCGAGAATGAGATCCTCGACCGGGCCATTGCTTTGGCCCTGAAACTGTCTCACGCGCTCCCCGATTGCCTGTACCTGGCCGCGTCCGAACTCCAGTCCGTTCTCCTCGTCACGGCTGATCCGACCTTTCAGAAACGAGCGGTCAAGCACTACCCCGATACGCATCTGCTCGCCCACTGGAACGCAAATTAA
- a CDS encoding FitA-like ribbon-helix-helix domain-containing protein: protein MVNIIIRILDDLAAVALRARAKRNGHSLEEELRQDVKREKEQLIAEHMELLKTLGTRKEIDIPDSEVDWYIASPLVGGARTWNLRMGSKPLSPKRQECFAARSAGCSWRGRFSRWEQADSGGPKRSSAGIA from the coding sequence ATGGTTAATATTATAATACGCATATTAGACGATTTGGCGGCCGTTGCGCTTCGCGCCCGCGCCAAGCGCAATGGCCACAGTTTGGAGGAAGAGCTTCGTCAGGATGTCAAGCGCGAAAAGGAGCAGCTCATCGCAGAACACATGGAATTGTTAAAGACGTTAGGAACCCGGAAAGAAATAGATATCCCAGACTCCGAGGTTGATTGGTATATTGCTTCTCCACTCGTGGGAGGAGCAAGAACATGGAACTTACGGATGGGTTCAAAGCCACTCTCGCCGAAACGGCAAGAATGCTTCGCGGCTCGCAGCGCCGGCTGTTCATGGCGCGGACGGTTCAGTCGTTGGGAGCAGGCGGACAGCGGCGGGCCGAAACGGAGTTCGGCTGGAATCGCGTGA
- a CDS encoding DUF1778 domain-containing protein — MAEGRQPPPIVIHIRAEEQQRDLIDQAADHLGRSREGFVLDAACRQAEDVLLDQVFFLLDDCAFAEFRGLVDHPPAPTEQLDRLLQTKAPWE; from the coding sequence ATGGCAGAAGGACGCCAACCGCCCCCCATCGTGATTCACATTCGGGCCGAGGAGCAGCAGCGCGACCTGATCGATCAAGCGGCCGATCACCTGGGACGTTCCCGCGAGGGTTTCGTGCTGGACGCCGCCTGTCGGCAGGCGGAGGACGTGCTGCTCGATCAGGTGTTCTTCCTGCTCGATGATTGCGCGTTTGCGGAATTCCGGGGCCTGGTGGATCACCCGCCGGCGCCGACCGAGCAACTCGACCGTCTGCTGCAAACGAAAGCTCCCTGGGAATGA
- a CDS encoding DUF1552 domain-containing protein — MNKPKQIFETLFVTSGRDAHARLARSKSALDLLIANTRSLEKSLSRQDQQTLKQYLDAVRDTEVKLTRAQKWIDTPIPAVDTGKLHLEATPKEARLYFQTMYELIYLAFLSDSTRVATFQLGRENGEGPHDLLSQAVGLGGAHGLTHDVKKPNGWKNLGTYNRYQAEEFGRFVQKLKDTLEPTGNGTMLDNTFAMHGSASSSFHLSRNYPIISAGGKNLGFTNGRYLKFGKGNEDNQANAGIVTDAGWSGEIQGEEEPLARLFITVLQRFGVETDSFAGIKGTLTRM; from the coding sequence ATGAACAAGCCGAAGCAGATATTCGAGACGCTGTTCGTGACCAGCGGGAGGGACGCCCACGCCCGCCTAGCGAGAAGCAAGAGTGCGTTGGATCTACTCATCGCGAACACACGGTCGCTCGAGAAGTCGCTATCCAGGCAGGATCAGCAAACGCTGAAGCAGTACCTGGATGCCGTGCGCGACACCGAGGTCAAGCTGACGAGAGCGCAGAAGTGGATCGACACGCCAATCCCCGCGGTCGATACGGGCAAACTTCATTTGGAAGCCACGCCGAAGGAAGCCCGGCTGTACTTCCAAACGATGTACGAGTTGATTTACCTCGCCTTCCTCAGTGATTCCACTCGCGTCGCGACGTTCCAGTTGGGTCGAGAGAACGGCGAGGGTCCTCACGACCTGTTGTCCCAGGCCGTCGGCCTGGGCGGTGCCCACGGCCTGACGCACGACGTCAAGAAGCCCAACGGATGGAAGAACCTCGGCACCTACAACCGCTACCAGGCTGAGGAGTTTGGCCGCTTTGTCCAAAAACTGAAGGACACTCTCGAACCGACCGGCAACGGGACCATGCTCGACAACACTTTCGCGATGCACGGGTCTGCGTCGAGCAGCTTCCACCTGTCCCGCAATTACCCCATCATCTCCGCCGGCGGGAAGAATCTGGGCTTCACCAACGGCCGGTATCTCAAATTCGGCAAAGGCAACGAGGACAACCAGGCCAACGCCGGGATCGTGACGGACGCCGGCTGGTCCGGCGAAATCCAGGGGGAAGAAGAGCCACTCGCCCGGCTCTTCATCACCGTCTTGCAACGCTTCGGTGTCGAGACCGATTCGTTCGCCGGAATAAAAGGGACGCTGACTCGCATGTAG
- a CDS encoding helix-turn-helix domain-containing protein produces the protein MSDPLTTSFGHIIRQRREAVGLSQEELGAKTNLSRNYIGMVERGETNPTLLVLHGLAKALNTTMRSLIDELETGTTDKKP, from the coding sequence ATGTCCGACCCACTCACCACCTCATTCGGGCACATCATTCGCCAACGACGCGAGGCCGTCGGCCTGTCGCAAGAGGAACTCGGCGCGAAAACGAACCTGTCGCGGAACTACATCGGAATGGTGGAACGGGGAGAAACGAATCCGACGCTGCTGGTGCTGCACGGCCTCGCAAAAGCCCTGAACACGACAATGAGGTCGCTAATCGATGAGTTGGAAACGGGCACGACGGACAAGAAGCCGTAA
- a CDS encoding tyrosine-type recombinase/integrase codes for MTDEVCSLFPGMTRNTLTASTREPPGLVRWLEQYLVLEAASGAANTYLAKRRDLNLFLGYFRQRMNSDAPDDWTKPVTVAFLRFLETAENRKASTVNRTLASLRHCAAWIHERRPFLAGNPCRGVRELFLDEPAWKGLSDLQVMQLRSAAEQLVCLKKRKNQRGLRDRAIFLSLLHTGLRVSELLAVQKDQYTGRHLVEVRRKGKIRTAKVFLPGEARDVLDAYLIDCRGDRSGPLFLSKAGEPMARQHVDRLLRQLARQASCKLSKDEQIALSAHVLRHTMLRRITEKHGVQFAMEATGHISSKYIWRYVKPSDEEREKAMEELF; via the coding sequence ATGACCGACGAAGTGTGCTCCCTCTTCCCTGGCATGACCCGGAATACGCTCACCGCGTCGACGAGGGAGCCACCGGGGTTGGTACGCTGGCTCGAACAATATCTGGTGCTCGAAGCCGCCAGCGGAGCGGCCAACACCTACTTGGCCAAGCGGCGAGACTTGAATCTGTTCCTCGGCTACTTCCGGCAACGAATGAACTCCGACGCGCCTGATGACTGGACCAAGCCTGTAACGGTGGCCTTCCTGCGCTTCCTCGAAACCGCCGAGAACCGCAAGGCCTCGACTGTCAACCGCACACTGGCGTCGCTGCGCCATTGTGCCGCCTGGATTCATGAACGACGGCCGTTCCTGGCCGGGAATCCGTGCCGAGGCGTCCGGGAACTGTTCCTGGACGAACCGGCCTGGAAGGGGCTCTCTGACCTCCAGGTGATGCAACTGCGCTCGGCTGCCGAGCAACTTGTCTGTCTCAAGAAGCGAAAGAACCAGCGCGGGTTACGAGATCGGGCGATTTTTCTCTCCCTCCTGCACACCGGTCTCCGAGTCTCCGAACTTCTCGCGGTCCAGAAGGATCAGTACACCGGGCGCCATTTGGTCGAGGTGCGCCGCAAAGGAAAGATCCGGACCGCGAAGGTGTTCCTGCCCGGCGAGGCGCGAGACGTGCTAGATGCCTACTTGATCGATTGTCGCGGCGATCGGTCGGGCCCGCTGTTCCTATCGAAGGCAGGTGAGCCGATGGCCCGCCAGCACGTGGATCGTCTGCTCCGCCAGTTGGCCCGGCAGGCCAGCTGCAAACTCTCCAAAGATGAACAGATCGCTCTGTCGGCGCACGTGCTCCGGCACACGATGCTGCGGCGGATTACGGAGAAGCACGGGGTCCAGTTCGCGATGGAAGCGACGGGGCACATCTCCTCCAAATACATCTGGCGGTATGTAAAGCCCTCGGACGAAGAGCGAGAGAAGGCTATGGAGGAGTTGTTCTAA
- a CDS encoding GNAT family N-acetyltransferase — MASLNEWLKNRALKNERSGASRTYVLCAARRVIGYHCLATGAVDHDGAPNPLRRNMPDPIPVLVLGRLAIDRQYQNRNLGRALVRDAIVRATQAAEIVGAVALLVHALSEEARRFYRSCGFIDFPAQPMTLCLLMRTAYQTRTRPVRN, encoded by the coding sequence GTGGCCAGTCTCAACGAGTGGCTCAAGAACCGGGCACTGAAGAATGAGCGTTCGGGGGCCTCTCGCACCTACGTTCTCTGTGCCGCTCGTCGGGTGATTGGGTATCACTGCCTGGCCACCGGCGCCGTCGATCACGATGGCGCGCCGAATCCCCTTCGCCGAAACATGCCGGATCCCATTCCGGTCCTGGTACTCGGGCGTCTGGCGATCGACCGCCAATACCAAAACCGCAACTTGGGACGCGCCTTGGTTCGCGATGCCATTGTGCGTGCCACCCAGGCCGCCGAGATCGTCGGCGCCGTGGCTCTCCTCGTGCATGCACTCTCCGAGGAGGCCCGCCGATTCTACCGCTCCTGCGGATTCATCGATTTTCCGGCACAGCCCATGACGCTCTGCCTCCTGATGCGGACCGCATACCAGACCAGAACACGACCTGTGAGGAATTAG
- a CDS encoding sigma-70 family RNA polymerase sigma factor, whose translation MSGIRLSSLMRQLRRAGPSGDGPDPDLLARFVQGDDAAFELLVWRHGAIVMGACRRVLGNTEDAEDAFQATFLVLARKAGSVSRGVTLPAWLHRVAVRLATRLARSRRSTKPLTVDPPCPTTPDPVERADESAVLDEEIDRLPERCRRAVVLCYFEGLTAAEAGRQLGCPTGTVESRLAAARARLRDRLTRRGVTLPVGVLAVVSARVGLAPGSIARTVRAAVAFAREGAVAAAGVVGQPAVGLTQGVLAMDRTRWWFGGFVATAVAVSAGVVWANRAAPAAVAEDPPPAKATQVATGPPAAVPPKAKDEPPARAEAWPLAREAETYGTLRQISADGKFLILSTGHSAKRYDLATNTSEDVESSNDILDVALSADGKRIATVEKGNGVKLRDSATSKVLEAFWPSAGIPARQVAFGADGSRLIALCRRSVTVASTGRGLEPSTPETTRHEFQIAVWDLTTQKELGWPAVTWTGSARAAPEVSLAAGGRFVLKTENRVKQSPDGVQYGGYRFTLIDPVTGVAGKPTEYWGPGSPTDTDCGLSPDGKTLLAINGDEAIVIDLTTGRERLRLGRTKMPIAALAYSADGKRIAAATGWPSGDNQEEVAAATEVVIWDAATGRESARMFDKESNRNFRSIRFSPDGSYLATQYEVWMRSGPNSRTLNPMFAFWGRPPVSQAPPPGSPLRPGPNGPPTPLQPYASSPPVPLGNSPPPPTAPSESPNHVSPAPAASDGVPNRFQSLIRELSAGGIEDRRRVEGVFAAALGRLPTEIEARTLATQVGRQADKAAALRDLLATLIDTPEFRAHAAALQQLAKPTPPLVPGGDSGPAYRKREEKE comes from the coding sequence ATGTCGGGAATCAGGCTTTCGTCACTCATGCGCCAACTGCGGCGGGCCGGCCCGTCCGGGGACGGCCCCGACCCGGACCTCCTCGCCCGGTTCGTCCAGGGGGATGATGCCGCGTTTGAACTACTCGTCTGGCGGCACGGGGCGATCGTCATGGGTGCCTGCCGGCGGGTCCTCGGCAACACCGAGGACGCCGAGGACGCCTTCCAGGCCACGTTCCTCGTGCTCGCCCGGAAAGCCGGGAGCGTCTCGCGAGGGGTAACCCTCCCCGCGTGGCTGCACCGAGTCGCGGTGCGACTCGCCACGCGGCTGGCCCGGAGTCGGCGGTCAACGAAACCCCTCACGGTCGATCCCCCGTGCCCCACGACCCCTGACCCGGTCGAGCGGGCGGACGAGTCGGCCGTGCTGGACGAAGAGATCGACCGCTTGCCGGAGCGGTGCCGGCGGGCGGTGGTGCTGTGCTACTTCGAGGGGCTGACCGCGGCCGAGGCGGGGAGGCAACTCGGGTGTCCGACCGGGACGGTCGAATCCCGGCTGGCGGCGGCCCGGGCGCGGCTCCGCGACCGCCTCACCCGCCGCGGGGTGACGCTCCCGGTCGGTGTTCTGGCGGTCGTGAGTGCGCGGGTGGGATTGGCACCGGGGTCCATCGCCCGGACGGTCCGGGCGGCGGTCGCGTTCGCCCGCGAAGGGGCGGTGGCCGCCGCCGGAGTGGTCGGGCAACCGGCAGTCGGGCTCACACAAGGAGTATTAGCGATGGATCGCACGCGCTGGTGGTTCGGGGGATTCGTCGCCACGGCGGTGGCCGTCTCCGCGGGGGTGGTGTGGGCCAACCGGGCCGCACCGGCGGCCGTCGCCGAAGACCCGCCCCCGGCGAAGGCTACCCAGGTGGCGACCGGCCCGCCCGCGGCGGTGCCCCCGAAGGCGAAGGACGAACCGCCTGCCCGGGCCGAGGCGTGGCCCCTGGCCCGGGAGGCCGAGACGTACGGAACGCTTCGGCAGATTTCGGCCGACGGGAAGTTCCTGATCCTGTCAACCGGACACTCGGCCAAACGCTACGATCTCGCCACGAACACGTCGGAGGATGTCGAGTCCTCCAACGACATCCTCGACGTGGCCCTCTCAGCTGATGGCAAGCGGATCGCGACGGTCGAGAAGGGGAACGGCGTGAAGCTCCGGGATTCCGCCACCAGCAAGGTGTTGGAAGCGTTCTGGCCGAGTGCCGGGATCCCGGCCCGGCAGGTCGCGTTCGGCGCGGACGGCTCGCGGCTGATCGCCCTGTGCCGGCGGTCCGTGACGGTGGCAAGCACCGGCCGCGGCTTGGAACCGTCCACACCAGAAACGACACGGCATGAATTTCAAATCGCCGTATGGGATCTGACGACGCAGAAGGAACTCGGCTGGCCGGCTGTCACCTGGACGGGTTCGGCCCGGGCAGCGCCGGAGGTGTCGCTCGCCGCGGGCGGGCGGTTTGTCCTGAAAACGGAAAACCGGGTCAAACAATCTCCGGACGGGGTACAGTACGGCGGATACCGGTTCACACTGATCGACCCGGTCACGGGGGTTGCCGGGAAGCCGACCGAATACTGGGGCCCGGGATCGCCGACGGACACCGACTGCGGCCTCAGCCCCGACGGAAAGACGCTGCTCGCGATCAACGGGGACGAGGCGATCGTCATCGACTTGACAACCGGCCGCGAGCGGTTGCGGCTCGGTCGGACCAAAATGCCGATTGCTGCGCTTGCCTACTCGGCCGACGGGAAACGCATCGCCGCGGCAACCGGGTGGCCCTCCGGAGATAATCAGGAGGAGGTCGCGGCCGCCACCGAGGTGGTGATCTGGGACGCGGCCACCGGCCGAGAATCCGCCCGGATGTTCGACAAGGAGTCGAACCGCAACTTCCGGTCGATCCGGTTCAGCCCCGACGGGTCGTACCTCGCCACTCAGTACGAGGTCTGGATGCGGAGCGGACCCAACTCGCGGACCCTGAACCCCATGTTCGCCTTCTGGGGCCGCCCGCCCGTGTCGCAAGCGCCGCCGCCCGGTAGCCCCTTGCGTCCGGGTCCGAATGGCCCCCCGACGCCCCTTCAGCCTTACGCAAGTTCTCCGCCCGTCCCGCTGGGGAACAGTCCTCCCCCGCCGACTGCTCCTTCGGAATCACCAAACCACGTCTCGCCTGCTCCTGCTGCCTCGGACGGTGTTCCGAACCGGTTCCAGTCGCTCATCCGCGAACTGTCGGCCGGCGGCATCGAAGACAGGCGTCGGGTCGAGGGAGTGTTCGCGGCCGCGCTCGGGCGGTTGCCGACGGAGATCGAGGCCCGCACCCTGGCCACCCAGGTCGGGCGGCAGGCCGACAAAGCCGCGGCCCTCCGCGACCTGCTCGCCACGCTCATCGACACGCCCGAGTTTCGGGCCCACGCAGCGGCCCTCCAGCAGCTCGCGAAACCAACGCCCCCGCTTGTACCAGGTGGAGACAGTGGTCCGGCCTATCGGAAACGCGAAGAGAAGGAATGA
- a CDS encoding DUF1552 domain-containing protein: MTVHRRNFLRGAGVALALPWLESLAAAGSAPRATPKRFLSVYHPDGVGLPLHADPAWKDWTWFPRGGEKDFELTKVLDVLEPLRGDITIYSGLSHPAARRVHGHSNADQYLTGADIGGHGPYRNSISVDQVIVEHAGESTRHASLVLSTNGGVGAPAARKRSRTTAKADPSRR, translated from the coding sequence GTGACTGTTCATCGTCGGAACTTCCTTCGCGGGGCCGGTGTCGCGCTGGCGCTGCCGTGGCTCGAATCGCTAGCCGCGGCCGGTTCCGCTCCGCGGGCCACGCCGAAGAGGTTCCTGAGCGTCTACCACCCGGACGGCGTCGGCCTCCCGCTCCACGCCGACCCGGCGTGGAAGGACTGGACCTGGTTCCCCCGCGGCGGCGAGAAGGATTTCGAACTGACAAAGGTCCTCGACGTGCTCGAGCCGTTGCGCGGCGACATCACCATTTATTCCGGGCTGTCCCACCCGGCTGCGAGAAGGGTCCACGGGCACTCCAACGCGGATCAATACCTGACCGGTGCGGACATCGGGGGCCACGGACCCTACCGGAACTCCATCTCCGTCGACCAGGTCATCGTCGAGCATGCGGGCGAATCCACCCGGCACGCGTCGCTGGTGCTGTCGACCAACGGGGGCGTGGGTGCCCCCGCGGCGCGCAAACGCAGTCGTACAACCGCGAAGGCCGACCCATCCCGGCGATGA